In Prochlorococcus marinus CUG1435, the genomic window TGTTGCTCAATTATTATTTCTAGAAGCAGAGGACCCTGATAAAGACATATATATGTATATAAATTCACCTGGAGGATCTGTTTACGATGGTTTAGGTATATTCGATACGATGCAACATGTTAAGCCCGATATTCATACAGTTTGTGTGGGGCTTGCAGCTAGTATGGGAGCTTTTTTATTGGCGGCAGGGACAAAAGGTAAAAGAAGCAGCCTTAGACATTCAAGAATAATGATTCATCAACCACTTGGAGGAGCTAGAGGACAAGCCAGTGACATCAGAATTCAGGCAGATGAAATTTTATTTTTAAAAGAACGTCTTAATACTGAGTTGTCAGAAAGAACTGGTAAGGATTTTGAAACAATAAAAGAGGATACAGATAGAGATTTTTATATGTCTCCAAATGAAGCTGTTGAGTATGGATTGATAGATTTAGTTCTTGATAAAAAACCCATAAGAGTTTAACTCAATAATTGTGGCGTTCTTTCTTTCTCAGGAATCGAGGTGAATTTCGATAAGATA contains:
- the clpP gene encoding ATP-dependent Clp endopeptidase proteolytic subunit ClpP, producing the protein MIPLVLEESGGGERVFDIYSRLLRERIIFLGEQVTSETANRIVAQLLFLEAEDPDKDIYMYINSPGGSVYDGLGIFDTMQHVKPDIHTVCVGLAASMGAFLLAAGTKGKRSSLRHSRIMIHQPLGGARGQASDIRIQADEILFLKERLNTELSERTGKDFETIKEDTDRDFYMSPNEAVEYGLIDLVLDKKPIRV